One genomic window of Cannabis sativa cultivar Pink pepper isolate KNU-18-1 chromosome 2, ASM2916894v1, whole genome shotgun sequence includes the following:
- the LOC115719405 gene encoding kinesin-like protein KIN-14U → MFISTEIEQISLPSVNVKESFKSSPMEANPVSPDGFPLDSESPPLSTIHTDVSILPEYEKSGLLQSISDLEGEIEQLRLKHRLWNEKRREALNKILDIKGTIRVFSRVRPFLAVERRKIPEPISIGTEKITVKSAGVKKEFEFDKVFPQEVNQGDVFAEVEPILRSALDGYNVSVLAYGQTGTGKTFTMDGTNEQPGIIPRALKELFRQASLEGENLKVSMSMLEVYMGSLRDLLAPRPTSRVYEPVTRSNLNIQTDPKGGVEIEGLTEVQILDYAKAKWWYNKGKRARSTSWTNVNETSSRSHCLTRITIFRHGNGAGAKTELSKLWMVDLGGSERLLKTGASGLTLDEGRAINLSLSALGDVIAALRRKRGHVPYRNSKLTQILKDSLGDASKVLMLVHVSPCEEDVGETICSLCFAKRARAVEYNREQVEDLKKQKEKRIHDLEECMREAEEECQKVKKQIQKVEFILNENKKLYSNTEQPLEHEEEEEIVLLSPKQDLKKVKEPHKETRRIISGSLPRFMTSTVASRERQSAAEREIIGRARILRSGTKSTIHFTTSQSISYPDRRFKATLQNSNRKKHGVETTADDVVPNNIESPKCNGSDSKSTFLPKSRMVTSSDSNLRSTLSRHRRRMSNLI, encoded by the exons ATGTTCATTTCAACTGAAATTGAACAGATCTCATTGCCTTCAGTCAACGTAAAAGAGTCCTTCAAATCATCTCCCATGGAAGCAAATCCAGTTTCCCCTGATGGGTTCCCATTAGATTCTGAATCTCCTCCTCTTTCTACCATCCATACAGACGTAAGTATTTTACCCGAGTACGAGAAGAGCGGGCTCCTTCAGTCCATATCAGACCTTGAAg GAGAAATTGAACAGTTGAGGCTAAAGCACAGATTGTGGAATGAGAAGCGGAGAGAAGCATTGAATAAGATACTAGACATCAAAG GCACCATTCGAGTGTTTTCTCGAGTTCGGCCATTCCTTGCTGTGGAAAGACGAAAAATTCCAGAACCTATTTCAATTGGAACAGAGAAGATTACAGTGAAGTCAGCTGGAGTTAAGAAGGAGTTTGAATTTGACAAGGTCTTTCCTCAAGAAGTAAACCAAG GTGATGTTTTTGCTGAGGTGGAACCAATTCTGAGATCTGCACTAGATGGCTATAACGTATCTGTTTTAGCATATGGTCAAACTGGCACAGGCAAGACCTTTACAATG GATGGCACCAATGAGCAGCCGGGGATCATTCCCCGAGCTCTAAAGGAGCTCTTTCGCCAAGCCTCGTTGGAAGGTGAAAACCTCAAAGTTTCCATGAGTATGTTGGAGGTTTACATGGGCAGCCTTAGAGATCTACTCGCTCCAAGGCCAACTTCTAGAGTCTATGAACCTGTTACTAGAAG CAATCTCAACATTCAAACAGATCCAAAGGGGGGTGTGGAAATTGAAGGGCTTACAGAAGTGCAAATCCTTGATTATGCTAAAGCCAAATGGTGGTACAACAAGGGGAAGCGAGCTCGATCTACTTCATGGACAAATGTCAATGAAACATCCAGCAGGTCTCACTG CTTAACAAGGATAACCATATTCCGGCATGGCAATGGAGCTGGAGCTAAAACAGAACTAAGCAAACTGTGGATGGTTGACCTTGGAGGAAGTGAACGACTATTAAAAACAGGAGCTAGTGGGCTAACACTTGATGAAGGCAGGGCTATAAATCTTTCTCTTTCAGCTTTGGGGGATGTTATTGCTGCTCTAAGAAGGAAGCGTGGTCATGTTCCATACAG GAATAGTAAACTAACTCAAATTCTCAAGGACTCATTAG GCGATGCATCGAAGGTGTTGATGCTTGTTCATGTCAGCCCATGTGAAGAAGATGTTGGAGAGACAATATGTTCTTTGTGCTTTGCAAAAAGAGCAAGAGCGGTAGAATACAACAGAGAACAAGTGGAG GATCTGAAGAaacaaaaagagaaaagaatccATGACCTTGAAGAGTGTATGAGAGAAGCTGAAGAAGAATGCCAGAAAGTTAAGAAGCAGATACAGAAAGTTGAATTCATACTAAATGAGAACAAAAAGCTGTACTCAAACACTGAACAACCACTTgaacatgaagaagaagaagaaatagttcttTTGAGTCCAAAACAAGATCTAAAGAAAGTAAAAGAACCCCATAAAGAAACTAGAAGAATCATTTCTGGTTCATTGCCAAGGTTCATGACTTCAACAGTAGCCAGCCGCGAAAGGCAGAGCGCGGCTGAAAGAGAAATTATTGGAAGAGCAAGAATTCTGAGATCAGGGACCAAAAGTACTATCCATTTTACAACTTCTCAATCAATAAGCTATCCGGATCGTCGTTTCAAAGCAACTTTACAAAACTCAAACAGGAAAAAACATGGTGTTGAGACTACTGCTGATGATGTTGTTCCCAACAACATTGAGAGCCCAAAATGCAATGGCTCAGACTCCAAATCAACATTCTTGCCCAAAAGTAGGATGGTAACATCATCTGATTCTAACTTGAGATCTACACTAAGTCGCCATAGAAGAAGGATGTCTAATCTGATTTAA
- the LOC115719744 gene encoding uncharacterized protein LOC115719744, translating into MALSSSPLSKGIVITVPVLVLAASATAILFLLLSLSSSSCDCSSAVGTVRTPVIESAVENAAFSVAERISTSKDDVEWVKDQIRINGLHMQDNVLRKGINPRTRAEQLQDLINYKGISHYEGQESNNHTALPCPGGLLVEEHHSNYGEPWAGGRDVFEFLAESSHLRPNSRVLEIGCGTLRVGLHFIRYLKPEHFHCLERDELSLMAAFRYELPSQGLLHKRPLIVRGEDMDFSKFGSGVVYDLIYASAVFLHMPDKLVWVGLERLASKLKPHDGRIFVSHNVKFCSRLGGEECTKRLSSLGLEYLGKFTHDSLLFNHYEIWFGFRRFKT; encoded by the exons ATGGCTCTGTCGTCGTCTCCGCTGTCCAAGGGCATAGTCATCACGGTACCGGTGCTAGTTCTGGCAGCCTCAGCCACCGCTATTCTCTTTCTTTTGTTGTCTCTCTCCTCATCCTCCTGCGATTGTTCTTCCGCCGTGGGCACTGTTCGAACCCCAGTGATCGAGAGCGCTGTTGAAAACGCCGCCTTTTCGGTGGCGGAGCGGATATCTACGAGCAAGGATGATGTGGAGTGGGTGAAAGATCAGATCCGAATCAATGGGTTGCATATGCAGGACAATGTGCTTCGAAAGGGTATTAACCCTCGCACTAGAGCTGAACAGCTTCAAGATCTCATAAA TTACAAGGGAATTTCTCACTATGAAGGACAAGAATCAAACAACCACACTGCACTTCCATGCCCTGGTGGGCTCCTTGTTGAAGAGCACCATAGCAACTATGGTGAGCCATGGGCAGGGGGCCGAGATGTGTTTGagtttcttgctgagtcttccCACCTCAGACCCAACTCGCGTGTTCTAGAGATTGGTTGTGGCACCCTTCGAGTTGGGTTGCATTTTATACGGTATCTCAAACCTGAACACTTCCACTGCCTTGAAAGAGACGAGTTGTCATTAATGGCTGCTTTTAGGTATGAGCTTCCTTCCCAAGGTCTATTGCATAAGCGCCCTTTGATTGTGAGAGGCGAGGATATGGATTTCAGTAAGTTTGGCTCAGGAGTTGTCTATGATTTGATCTATGCTAGTGCTGTGTTTCTCCACATGCCTGATAAGCTTGTTTGGGTTGGGCTAGAGAGATTAGCAAGTAAGCTGAAACCCCATGATGGGCGCATCTTCGTGTCCCATAATGTTAAGTTTTGTTCACGTTTAGGGGGAGAAGAGTGTACCAAGAGGCTCTCTAGTTTGGGGCTTGAATATCTTGGGAAGTTTACACATGATAGCCTGCTTTTCAATCACTATGAAATCTGGTTCGGGTTTAGGCGGTTCAAGACTTAG
- the LOC115721177 gene encoding uncharacterized protein LOC115721177 isoform X1: MYSQIIGNTLCKKNSEIIFSLSCFCHHGSQFVPSQYRSIFSTAQLQSSWVNKIKGVFTGQKGSEGEAQISSESFTLLRFAEELSKTRKVGAFKQYIVGRSSEATFAEAFEKQEAVIRCLGGFDPTGDNLQLSHKKEAAKLCNCTITDVENALAKFTWAKEAQRKIESLQKEGKPMPKSLAEVQKLMGSTPLDIAKSNLAKNGQISRNALCPCGSKKRYKRYFSVIM, translated from the exons ATGTATTCACAAATCATTGGCAACACTTTGTGCAAGAAaaattctgaaattattttttctctatCTTGCTTCTGCCACCATGGATCTCAGTTTGTTCCATCACAGTATCGATCAATATTCTCAACAGCGCAGCTACAAAGTTCATGGGTGAACAAGATCAAAGGGGTCTTCACCGGCCAAAAGGGTTCTGAAGGAGAAGCTCAAATCAGCTCCGAGTCATTCACTCTTCTCC GTTTTGCGGAAGAGTTGAGTAAAACAAGAAAAGTAGGGGCCTTCAAGCAATATATAGTAGGTAGAAGCAGTGAAGCGACATTTGCTGAGGCTTTTGAGAAACAAGAAGCTGTAATTCGATGTcttggagggtttgatcccactGGCGAT AATCTCCAACTCAGTCATAAGAAAGAGGCAGCAAAACTTTGTAATTGCACAATTACAGATGTTGAGAATGCTCTGGCAAAGTTTACATGGGCTAAAGAAGCACAAAGGAAGATAGAAAGCTTACAAAAAGAAGGGAAACCAATGCCAAAGAGTCTTGCTGAG GTGCAAAAACTGATGGGATCTACACCATTAGATATTGCCAAGTCTAATTTGGCCAAGAATGGTCAAATAAGTAGGAATGCGCTTTGCCCATGTGGCTCTAAAAAGAGATATAAAAGGTACTTTTCTGTTATTATGTAG
- the LOC115721177 gene encoding uncharacterized protein LOC115721177 isoform X2, translating to MYSQIIGNTLCKKNSEIIFSLSCFCHHGSQFVPSQYRSIFSTAQLQSSWVNKIKGVFTGQKGSEGEAQISSESFTLLRFAEELSKTRKVGAFKQYIVGRSSEATFAEAFEKQEAVIRCLGGFDPTGDNLQLSHKKEAAKLCNCTITDVENALAKFTWAKEAQRKIESLQKEGKPMPKSLAEVQKLMGSTPLDIAKSNLAKNGQISRNALCPCGSKKRYKRCCGEN from the exons ATGTATTCACAAATCATTGGCAACACTTTGTGCAAGAAaaattctgaaattattttttctctatCTTGCTTCTGCCACCATGGATCTCAGTTTGTTCCATCACAGTATCGATCAATATTCTCAACAGCGCAGCTACAAAGTTCATGGGTGAACAAGATCAAAGGGGTCTTCACCGGCCAAAAGGGTTCTGAAGGAGAAGCTCAAATCAGCTCCGAGTCATTCACTCTTCTCC GTTTTGCGGAAGAGTTGAGTAAAACAAGAAAAGTAGGGGCCTTCAAGCAATATATAGTAGGTAGAAGCAGTGAAGCGACATTTGCTGAGGCTTTTGAGAAACAAGAAGCTGTAATTCGATGTcttggagggtttgatcccactGGCGAT AATCTCCAACTCAGTCATAAGAAAGAGGCAGCAAAACTTTGTAATTGCACAATTACAGATGTTGAGAATGCTCTGGCAAAGTTTACATGGGCTAAAGAAGCACAAAGGAAGATAGAAAGCTTACAAAAAGAAGGGAAACCAATGCCAAAGAGTCTTGCTGAG GTGCAAAAACTGATGGGATCTACACCATTAGATATTGCCAAGTCTAATTTGGCCAAGAATGGTCAAATAAGTAGGAATGCGCTTTGCCCATGTGGCTCTAAAAAGAGATATAAAAG GTGCTGCGGGGAGAATTGA